The Candidatus Methylomirabilota bacterium genome includes the window GCTGGTCCGGCGGTTCAACGCGACACCGGGCGTGCGCGAGGAGTTCCAGTCGGTCGGCATCTGGCATCCGGCCGCGTTGTTCGGCGCGTTCGTGATCGGCGAGGACCGCGTCGCGCGCCTCGTGGAGTCGATGCGCCGCCTCCACACCGACGATCGGCCGACGCTGGAGTTCGTCACGCCGCGGTCGCTGTACGTGAACACCATCGCGCAGCTCGAGGACCTCCTGGGCCGCCTTCGCGGGGCCCCCTTTCCACGTATCGAAGGGTTCGATCCCGACCGGGACATGGACGCCGAGGCGACATACCTGCTGGGATTCGCCTACGCGTCTCAGGGCCGGTCGCTGCTCGGCATCGGGTACATCGAGCGCAGCGTCCAGATGGCGCCGCGCCGCGCGCCATTCTGGGTCGGGTTGGGACACCGGTACCGCGAGGTCGGCCGCAGGCGCGATGCCGAGACCGCGTACCTGCGCGCGATCGCGGTCGATCCCAGGCAGGTTGAGGCGCGCATCGCCCTGGCCACCTTCGCCCTGGACGAGGGTCAGGCCCTCCGAGCGTTGGAGGTCGCGGAAGCCGCCCTCCGACTGGAGCCTGCGAACGCCCGGGCCAAGGATCTGGTGGTGAGGGCCAGAGCAGCCGTGGGGAGGTGACGGGTGCCGGTGGGGGCGAGCCCGACGGGGTGCTCAGTACGAGCGCGGCATGCCCAGCACGTGCTCGCCCACGTAGGCCTGCACGAGGTTCTGGTTGACCGGCGCCGTCTTGTAGAGGCGGCACTCGCGGAACTTGCGCTCGACGTCGTACTCCTCGGCGTAGCCATAGCCGCCGTGGCAGTCGATGCAGGCGTTGCCGGCCTCCCAGGCCGCCTCGGCGGCCAGGTACTTGGTGATGTTGGCTTCGGCGCCGCAGGGCTCGCCGGCGTCGAAGAGCGCGGCGGCCTTGGTGCGCATCAGGGCGGCGGCCTCCACGGCCATGTGGGCCCGGGCGATCGGGAACTGCACGCCCTGGTTGGCGCCGATGGGCTTGCCGAAGAGCACCCGCTGGCTGGAGTAGGCCACCGCCCTGTCGACGAACCAGCGGCCGTCGCCGATCGACTCCGAGGCCACCAGGATGCGCTCGGCGTTCATGCCGTCGAGGATGTAGGTGAACCCTTGGCCCTCCTCGCCGATGAGGGCCTCGGCCGGGATCTCCATGTTGTCGAAGAACAGCGCGTTGGTGGAGTGGTTCATCATCATGCGCAGCGGGCGGACCTCCAGCCCCTTGATGCTGCGGATGTCCACCAGGAAGACGGACAGCCCCTCGGTACGCTTCTGGACCTTGTCCACCGGGGTCGTGCGCGCCAGCAGCAGCATCAGGTCGGACTGCAGCACGCGGGAGATGAACATCTTCTGGCCGTTCACGACGTAGCGGTCACCGCGGCGCACCGCGGTGGTCTGGAGCTTCGTGGTGTCCGACCCCGCGTTGGGCTCGGTGACGCCGAAGGCCTGCAGCCGCAATTCGCCCGAGGCGATTTTCGGCAAGTAGGCCCGCTTCTGAGCCTCGCTGCCGTGGCGGAGCAGCGTGCCCATGATGTACATCTGGGCATGGCAGGCCGCCGCGTTGCCCCCGGCGGCGTGGACCGTCTCGAGAATCAGCCCGCCCTCCGTGATGCCGAGCCCGGCGCCGCCGTACTCCTCGGGGATGAGGGCGGCCAGATAGCCGGCCTTGGTCAGGTCGTCGACGAAGGCCTCGGGGTACTCGCGCTTGGCGTCGAGCGCGCGCCAGTACTCGCCGGGGTAGTGCTTGCAGATCTCGGCGACGCCGTCCCGGAGCGCGCGCTGCTCGTCGGTGAGGGTGAGGTTGATGACCGCCATGGCTATGTCCCTTTGGATCGGATTATTTTCCCCGGAAATGGGGCTTGCGCTTTTCGTTGAAGGCCCGCACGCCCTCGAGGCGATCGTCAGTGACGACGGTGGCGTTGTAGGCCTCGACGGCCAGGATCATTGCGGTGTCGAGGTCGGTCTCGAGACCGTAGGCGATCGCCTTCTTGGCCTGGCGCACGGCGATGGGCCCGTTCTGGGCGATGGTGGTTGCGATCTCGAGCGCCTTGGCGCGGGCCTGACCCTGGGGCACCAGGTGGTTGACGAGCCCGGCCGCCTTCGCCTCCGCGGCCGCCATCCGGCGGCCCGTGAAGATCAGCTCCTTGGCCAGCGGCGCGCCGAGGATGCGGGGCAGGAGCTGGCTCCCCCCGATGCCGGGGAAGATTCCCAACGTGGTCTCCGGCACGCCGAAGACCGCCGTCTCGCTGGCCACGATGAAGTCGCTGAGCACGGCCAGCTCGCAGCCCCCGGCCAGGGCGTAGCCCTCG containing:
- a CDS encoding acyl-CoA dehydrogenase family protein; its protein translation is MAVINLTLTDEQRALRDGVAEICKHYPGEYWRALDAKREYPEAFVDDLTKAGYLAALIPEEYGGAGLGITEGGLILETVHAAGGNAAACHAQMYIMGTLLRHGSEAQKRAYLPKIASGELRLQAFGVTEPNAGSDTTKLQTTAVRRGDRYVVNGQKMFISRVLQSDLMLLLARTTPVDKVQKRTEGLSVFLVDIRSIKGLEVRPLRMMMNHSTNALFFDNMEIPAEALIGEEGQGFTYILDGMNAERILVASESIGDGRWFVDRAVAYSSQRVLFGKPIGANQGVQFPIARAHMAVEAAALMRTKAAALFDAGEPCGAEANITKYLAAEAAWEAGNACIDCHGGYGYAEEYDVERKFRECRLYKTAPVNQNLVQAYVGEHVLGMPRSY
- a CDS encoding enoyl-CoA hydratase-related protein, encoding MTLNRPEQMNAMTTAMGEEIITCFDGFQREALVRAVVFTGSGERAFCAGGDLKERNEMSDAAWRAQHVVFEQAAFRVLRCPVPVIAAVEGYALAGGCELAVLSDFIVASETAVFGVPETTLGIFPGIGGSQLLPRILGAPLAKELIFTGRRMAAAEAKAAGLVNHLVPQGQARAKALEIATTIAQNGPIAVRQAKKAIAYGLETDLDTAMILAVEAYNATVVTDDRLEGVRAFNEKRKPHFRGK